In the Malania oleifera isolate guangnan ecotype guangnan chromosome 1, ASM2987363v1, whole genome shotgun sequence genome, one interval contains:
- the LOC131144810 gene encoding egg cell-secreted protein 1.4-like, translating to MAAPSLKLLLVALLLVACSAATSGATRQLNTDPSATPPESRLMQADNSSSSDDNNNNYCWDSLLQLHLCTGEVVLFFLNGETYLGPACCRAIHAVQLHCLPSMMGSLGFTSEEGDILRRYCDASVSGPLQPPPPPPETVEPDVDVTHNLIP from the coding sequence ATGGCTGCTCCCTCTCTCAAACTCCTGCTCGTTGCACTGCTTTTGGTCGCATGCAGCGCCGCCACCTCCGGGGCCACGCGGCAGCTGAACACCGATCCGTCGGCGACACCGCCAGAATCCCGATTAATGCAAGCGGACAACTCTTCCTCCTCtgacgacaacaacaacaactactGCTGGGACTCGCTGCTTCAACTCCATCTCTGCACCGGCGAGGTCGTCCTCTTCTTCCTCAACGGCGAGACGTACCTGGGCCCCGCCTGCTGCCGCGCTATCCACGCCGTCCAGCTCCACTGCTTGCCTTCCATGATGGGCTCCCTCGGCTTCACCTCCGAAGAGGGTGACATCCTGCGCCGCTACTGCGATGCCTCTGTCTCCGGCCCCCTCCAGCCTCCACCTCCCCCGCCGGAGACCGTCGAGCCCGACGTTGATGTTACCCATAACTTGATCCCTTAG